One Pseudomonadota bacterium DNA segment encodes these proteins:
- a CDS encoding MotA/TolQ/ExbB proton channel family protein: MNPLAAIFNFLNQGGFTLWALVFCSVLLVGVIFERWFKIKSLLVDHEWMLAQMAYLLQEGNHQKALEFCQQVPGCLPRVFEVGLNRYERRQEDIEGAMGTTITEQGHLLDERLGIIGTMAVIAPFIGLFGTVMGIIRSFEDIAKKGASNPSVVSAGVAEALIATAAGLFVAILSVVAFNYYKNRTKIAMQQMHMASNRLVEMILLSREKQPFPEDLRAPMGE; this comes from the coding sequence ATGAATCCTCTGGCGGCCATCTTCAACTTCCTGAATCAGGGCGGCTTCACACTGTGGGCCCTGGTCTTCTGTTCCGTGCTCCTCGTGGGCGTCATCTTCGAGCGCTGGTTCAAGATCAAGAGCCTGCTCGTCGATCACGAGTGGATGCTCGCACAGATGGCGTATCTGCTCCAGGAGGGGAACCACCAGAAGGCCCTCGAGTTCTGCCAGCAGGTGCCCGGCTGCCTCCCCCGCGTGTTCGAGGTAGGGCTCAACCGCTACGAGCGCCGACAGGAAGACATCGAAGGCGCGATGGGCACCACCATCACCGAGCAGGGCCACCTGCTCGACGAGCGCCTCGGAATCATCGGCACCATGGCCGTGATCGCGCCGTTCATCGGCCTCTTCGGAACGGTCATGGGCATCATTCGCTCCTTCGAGGACATCGCGAAGAAGGGGGCCTCGAACCCCTCCGTCGTGAGCGCTGGCGTGGCTGAAGCCCTCATCGCCACCGCTGCCGGTCTCTTCGTGGCCATCCTCTCGGTGGTCGCCTTCAACTACTACAAGAACCGCACCAAGATCGCCATGCAGCAGATGCACATGGCGTCGAACCGCCTGGTGGAGATGATCCTGCTCTCGCGTGAGAAGCAGCCGTTCCCCGAAGACCTGCGCGCCCCGATGGGCGAGTGA
- a CDS encoding biopolymer transporter ExbD → MAVKAGDGDQDVMAEINITPFTDVLLVLLIIFMIAAGAVMQNNYGLNLPKAAKAGEAQESNIIISITKESQIYVGSRNLEMNDLLPYLKRLKADKNTDRVIIMADGKVKYKQVISVMDLAKNAELTSIALATAPKDGQNVPAPTAP, encoded by the coding sequence ATGGCGGTGAAAGCGGGCGACGGCGATCAGGACGTGATGGCCGAGATCAACATCACACCGTTCACCGACGTCCTTCTCGTGCTCCTCATCATCTTCATGATCGCCGCGGGCGCGGTGATGCAGAACAACTACGGCCTCAACCTGCCGAAGGCCGCGAAGGCCGGTGAGGCGCAGGAGAGCAACATCATCATCTCCATCACGAAGGAGAGCCAGATCTACGTGGGAAGCCGGAACCTCGAGATGAACGACCTGCTCCCCTACCTGAAGCGCCTCAAGGCCGACAAGAACACCGATCGCGTCATCATCATGGCCGACGGCAAGGTGAAGTACAAGCAGGTCATCTCGGTCATGGACTTGGCCAAGAACGCCGAGCTCACGTCCATCGCGCTGGCAACAGCGCCGAAGGACGGCCAGAACGTCCCCGCCCCCACAGCTCCCTGA
- a CDS encoding biopolymer transporter ExbD, translating into MAVKAGDGDPDVMADINITPFTDVLLVLLIIFMVAATAVVQNGFNINLPKEASTTSADDPSGIIVSVSVPDAVKVNGQPVAANELEGYLRRLKENKNTDRVIIMAEDNVEYLQVVSVMDSAKAVGLTGIALAAQPK; encoded by the coding sequence ATGGCAGTCAAGGCCGGAGACGGTGATCCAGATGTGATGGCAGACATCAACATCACCCCGTTCACCGACGTCCTTCTCGTGCTTCTCATCATCTTCATGGTGGCCGCCACGGCGGTCGTGCAGAACGGCTTCAACATCAACCTGCCCAAGGAAGCCAGCACCACCAGCGCAGATGATCCGAGCGGAATCATCGTGTCTGTGTCTGTCCCTGACGCGGTCAAGGTCAACGGTCAGCCGGTCGCTGCAAATGAGCTCGAAGGCTACCTGCGACGGCTCAAGGAGAACAAGAACACCGACCGCGTCATCATCATGGCAGAAGACAACGTGGAGTACCTTCAGGTTGTGAGCGTCATGGACAGCGCCAAGGCCGTGGGGCTCACCGGCATCGCACTGGCTGCCCAGCCGAAGTAG
- the rsmA gene encoding ribosomal RNA small subunit methyltransferase A, which produces MSTVGPPVPWYYMPTGASLQESVGASVLSECRETRLNGGSPRVRLKKHLGQHLLEDPATLSEIAEAAGVREGDAVFEIGPGPGTLTAVLAQRVGAEGRVLAVELDRDWHGRLDAVRRTCPWVEVQWGDALALDLDGLLEGPGWRCVANIPYYITSPLVQKLVEARAHFSVMALLMQREVAVRIDATRGRDVGPLSHYVHYHARTEVALDVPASAFRPPPKVASALLVLRPLAAPPVDVPFEMLRPLIATAFSARRKMLRSTLRALMPGEGEVESWLRRAEIAPTARAEDLGLDDFARLVRAR; this is translated from the coding sequence ATGTCGACGGTCGGACCTCCGGTGCCGTGGTATTATATGCCAACGGGCGCAAGCCTGCAAGAATCAGTCGGGGCCAGCGTCCTGTCAGAGTGCCGTGAGACCCGTTTGAACGGAGGAAGCCCGCGCGTGCGACTCAAGAAGCATCTCGGACAGCATCTCCTGGAAGATCCCGCCACGCTCAGCGAAATCGCGGAGGCGGCTGGGGTACGTGAGGGAGACGCGGTCTTCGAGATCGGACCCGGCCCCGGCACCCTCACTGCGGTGCTGGCGCAGCGGGTGGGCGCTGAGGGCAGGGTTCTTGCCGTCGAGCTCGATCGTGACTGGCACGGTCGTCTCGACGCGGTGCGGCGAACCTGCCCGTGGGTCGAGGTTCAGTGGGGAGACGCGCTGGCGCTCGACCTCGATGGGCTGCTCGAGGGGCCTGGCTGGCGCTGTGTCGCCAACATTCCCTACTACATCACGTCGCCTCTCGTGCAGAAGCTCGTCGAGGCGAGAGCTCACTTCAGCGTGATGGCCCTGCTCATGCAACGCGAGGTGGCCGTTCGCATCGATGCCACGCGCGGGCGTGACGTGGGGCCGCTCTCGCACTACGTTCACTACCACGCGCGCACCGAGGTGGCGCTCGATGTTCCGGCATCGGCCTTTCGCCCTCCGCCGAAGGTGGCCTCCGCGCTGCTGGTGCTGCGCCCTCTCGCGGCGCCGCCGGTCGACGTGCCGTTCGAGATGCTGAGACCGCTCATCGCGACGGCCTTCTCCGCGCGTCGGAAGATGCTTCGCAGCACCCTGCGCGCGTTGATGCCAGGGGAGGGCGAGGTGGAGAGCTGGTTGCGGCGCGCGGAGATCGCTCCGACAGCGCGCGCCGAAGACCTCGGCCTCGACGACTTCGCCCGGCTGGTGCGCGCGCGCTGA
- a CDS encoding haloacid dehalogenase has translation MELEEIAGRIRERFERSERVRERVLALHREAIRASGLAIRALHRGDFDEARGLVGKAGATLDQVHQEVAEHPQVYHAGYVHDAQKEFAEASLTLALVTDAPLPSPEALRVEDAAWLNGLAESVGELRRYILDRLRQREVGPSETLLARMDEIYSMLTSMDYPDALTRGLRRSTDVARGCIEKTRGDLTHHVSMRDLEERLDRLRAL, from the coding sequence GTGGAACTCGAGGAGATCGCTGGTCGCATCCGCGAGCGCTTCGAGCGCAGCGAGCGTGTCCGCGAGCGGGTGCTGGCCTTGCACCGTGAGGCCATTCGCGCGTCTGGCCTGGCCATCCGCGCGCTCCACCGGGGAGACTTCGACGAGGCGCGAGGGCTCGTCGGCAAGGCCGGCGCGACCCTCGATCAGGTCCACCAGGAGGTGGCCGAGCACCCCCAGGTCTACCATGCGGGCTACGTCCACGACGCGCAGAAGGAGTTCGCCGAAGCCTCGCTCACGCTGGCCCTGGTCACCGACGCCCCGCTGCCCTCACCGGAGGCCTTGCGCGTGGAGGACGCGGCCTGGCTCAACGGCCTCGCTGAATCGGTGGGGGAGCTGCGGCGCTACATCCTCGATAGGCTGCGCCAGCGCGAGGTTGGTCCGAGCGAGACGCTGCTTGCGCGCATGGACGAGATCTACTCGATGCTCACCTCCATGGACTACCCGGATGCCCTCACCCGCGGGTTGCGCCGCTCCACCGACGTGGCCCGGGGATGCATCGAGAAGACGCGTGGAGACCTCACCCACCACGTCTCGATGCGCGACCTCGAGGAGCGCCTCGACCGTCTCCGCGCCCTCTGA